Below is a window of Roseivirga misakiensis DNA.
TCTTTTTTCAAGAAATTCCGGCATCGTGAAAACGCCACTTCTAACATAGAAAGGGACAAATACCCACCCGAGTAATAATAGCATAAAACCAGCCAATATCTCGAATTGGCCAACAGCAACACCTGAATCAGCTCCAGATCCGGCTAGTCCCACTAAGTGTTCTGAGCCAATATTTGAAGCAAAGAGCGAGGCACCTATAACAAACCAGCCAACGTTTTTACCACCAAGAAAATAATCTGAAGACGAAGAGTTGACTTTCTCTTTGATGGTAGCCCAAGCAGCTATACCAAACACAAGGAGAAAATAGCCAGCTATGATCACATAATCGAGGCTAATTAAATCTACCATGAAAGAAATTTAAGGTTGAAAAAAATGCTTATTCAGAGTCGACCAGCTCGTATACACGAACATAATCAATTTCCATTCGGTTTGGAAAGATATCGTTTGCAATCCCATTCTTACCTCCCCAACTTCCACCAATGGCTACGTTAAGAATGAGGTAAAATGGGTGATCAAATGGCCAGTCATCAGCACCTTTTCCTGTATTATCAAAGGAGTGATATCGTTCCCCATCAATAAAAAAGTCAATACGGTTTCGGAACCATTCTACGCTGTATACATGGAAGTTCTCATCGAAATCAGAAACCAATGTTGAGTCTCCTTTTTGCGTTCCATACATGTGATTAAAAGACTGAGTATGCACCGTGCCGTGTACCATTCCTGGGGCATAACCGACAGTTTCCATAATATCGATTTCACCACTTCTGGGCCATCCTCCATACTTATTTTCTCTTGGCAACATCCAGATGGCAGGCCAATTTCCTTTACCCCCCGGAATTTTTGCCCTTACTTCAAATCGACCATATTGCCAATCGGCTTTACCTTTTGTGACGAGTTTGGCTGAAGAATAAGCACGATTACCTAAAGAATCGTTATGGGCTTCAATAATTAGCTTTCCGTCTTCTATTCTAACATTCCCAGGCCGATCGGAATAGTATTGAAGCTCGTTATTGCCAAAACCACAAAGTTCTGGGCAACCGTCACCAACGTAAGCGGTCCATTTTGAGACATCCAATGTTTCACTATCGAATTCGTCTTGCCAAACAATTTCCCAACCCTTATTCGTACAAGACAGGCTAACAATCAGCAGGAAAAGTATCGAGGTATTTCTGATTAGGGATTTTGGTCTCATTAACTTAGTTCAATGCGTAAACTCGTACATAATCAACTATGAATTGCTGTGATTCGATTCTCGGATCAATAGCTCCACCCATACCGCCACCCATGGCAAGGTTCAAAATTAGATTCTGTGGCTTTGAAAATGGCCACTCCAATTCATCGCCAGTTTTATCATAAGTGTAATAGTGCTCGCCGTCCAAAAAGGCTTTAATACCCTCAGGCGTCCATTCAATGGTATAATTATGATATGTATTCGTCATATCCTCAATTTCAGTAACTGCTGTGATATGCGTTCCTTCTTTGAAGTAATAGGTTCTAGTATGACAGGAAGCGTGATTGATTCCTGCACCTGTTTCATCGTTTATCTCGCTTCCGACACATTCTAACACATCAATTTCACCGCAATAAGGCCATGATAATTCATCACGATACTCATCACCTAATAGCCAACCCGCTGCCCAAGTACCATCTTTAGCAGGTGCTTTAGCCCTAAATTCTATTTTTCCATAAAGAAAACTGACTTTTCCACGCGTTGTCAGACGAGCTGAAGTCCATTCTTGACCCATGTCGTTTTTTCGCGCCTCGATAATTAGATTTCCATCTTCGACACGTGCATTTTCACGGCGATTATCGGTGTAATATTGTGGTTCATTATTTCCCCAACCCCAATTACCAACGTCATAAGTCCACTTAGTCTCGTCAGGCGCACCATCAACATCAAATTCATCAGACCAAACTAATTCCCATTTTGAGCCACTTGTATTTTGAGTCATAGACTCTGTTGTATATTCATGGTCTCTCATTTTAGTAAAGTTGATTCTATCTACTTCAACACCATTTCCAGCCACATGAAGTTTAATGTTATGCTCACCTACATTCATAGGGCTCCCATCTTTGTGTACTCCGACAAAACCATCGCTAATCACCTGAATTGCACCAGTGATATTATAAGTTCTACCGTCAGGGTTGTCATAGTAATCTTCTACCCAAACCGAACCTTCACCTTTGGCAACAACCTCTACTTTATATCGACCTACGCTCTCGACATTTACCTTAAAAGTGACCCAACCATCACCCGATTCATTTAAAAGGCCATCTTCTAACTTTTCAATGTTTCCGTTGGCTTCGAGAAAGTTCTCCGCTTCTACAACAAAAGTGGGGGTATCTTCATCGTAACTTGCTTCGTAGCTTGCTTGACAAGCCGAAATCAAAGCAAACACCATCAATAGCATTATTGATTTTGTAGATTTCATACTAATATTTTTTTGATTAAGATTTAATCGGATTTGACGCTAATAGTCGTCTAATTTTTAATCAATATACTCTCCAATTCTTCAAGGCTTTTCCCTTTTGTTTCTGGAACCTTCAAAATGATAAATATCAACCCTAACACGGCAAATACTCCATAAATCAAGAAAGTCATTGAACTACCTAGGGTCGATAATTCCCAGGGAAAAACGGACTGCACTCCTGCACTCACCATCGAGTTTACAAAGCCTACGAAGGAGATGGCTATGGCCTTGATAGATAATGGGAATAGCTCTGAGAAAAGTACCCACATAACTGGCCCTAATGATATGGCGAACGAGGCTATAAAGCCTAAAATCCCTACCAAGATCAATGTGGCATTCATATCAATAGCTGCAGTAATAAGCTCAGATTCGTAGATTTTAGCTTGCTCATCGCCCAAAGCACCTCTTAATGCTCTTTTGTAAACAACATCGTTTTCAAAGGTATTCCCCACTAAACCATCTAGCTGAGCTAATTCTATTTCAGCGGACAGGTTTTCTAGATTTTCTCTTTTTAGCTCATAAGTAGCATTGTTGAATGCATAAGCGATCAAGAACATGAACACCGCAATCCCCATGACACCAAAAGTTAGTAGTTTCTTTCGTCCAAGTTTGTCGATATAAATCATAGCGATGATCGTGAAAACAAGGTTTACCAAACCGACAATTATTGCCTGCCTAAAGGCCGCATCTGTGCCGCCTCCTGTTTGCTCAAAAATCATTGGGGCATAGAAGAAGACTGAATTAATTCCAGTGATTTGCTGTAGAATACCAATTACCAACCCAATCGTTAGCACTAAACCCATTGCGGGCTTGAATAATGCGCTCAGTGGAGCTTT
It encodes the following:
- a CDS encoding glycoside hydrolase family 16 protein, encoding MRPKSLIRNTSILFLLIVSLSCTNKGWEIVWQDEFDSETLDVSKWTAYVGDGCPELCGFGNNELQYYSDRPGNVRIEDGKLIIEAHNDSLGNRAYSSAKLVTKGKADWQYGRFEVRAKIPGGKGNWPAIWMLPRENKYGGWPRSGEIDIMETVGYAPGMVHGTVHTQSFNHMYGTQKGDSTLVSDFDENFHVYSVEWFRNRIDFFIDGERYHSFDNTGKGADDWPFDHPFYLILNVAIGGSWGGKNGIANDIFPNRMEIDYVRVYELVDSE
- a CDS encoding family 16 glycosylhydrolase, translating into MKSTKSIMLLMVFALISACQASYEASYDEDTPTFVVEAENFLEANGNIEKLEDGLLNESGDGWVTFKVNVESVGRYKVEVVAKGEGSVWVEDYYDNPDGRTYNITGAIQVISDGFVGVHKDGSPMNVGEHNIKLHVAGNGVEVDRINFTKMRDHEYTTESMTQNTSGSKWELVWSDEFDVDGAPDETKWTYDVGNWGWGNNEPQYYTDNRRENARVEDGNLIIEARKNDMGQEWTSARLTTRGKVSFLYGKIEFRAKAPAKDGTWAAGWLLGDEYRDELSWPYCGEIDVLECVGSEINDETGAGINHASCHTRTYYFKEGTHITAVTEIEDMTNTYHNYTIEWTPEGIKAFLDGEHYYTYDKTGDELEWPFSKPQNLILNLAMGGGMGGAIDPRIESQQFIVDYVRVYALN
- a CDS encoding sugar porter family MFS transporter, with protein sequence MKSQSGFTYKVAAIVALGGLLMGFDASVISGVNKFVQIEFDMTDGELGLSVGSLTFVAAVAMLFSGAISDRFGRRVVLKACAIIFTISAVGSALAPNFILFLIFRMLGGIGVGASLILAPMYIAEIAPPKIRGTMVSFNQLNIVIGISLAFFTNYLILSLGDSEATWVESLGISEHNWRWMLGLEALPAILYFFGLYAVPRSPRWLLMKEKHDEALQVMKLFRSEEEAIADAKAVKEALSSDEGKQKAPLSALFKPAMGLVLTIGLVIGILQQITGINSVFFYAPMIFEQTGGGTDAAFRQAIIVGLVNLVFTIIAMIYIDKLGRKKLLTFGVMGIAVFMFLIAYAFNNATYELKRENLENLSAEIELAQLDGLVGNTFENDVVYKRALRGALGDEQAKIYESELITAAIDMNATLILVGILGFIASFAISLGPVMWVLFSELFPLSIKAIAISFVGFVNSMVSAGVQSVFPWELSTLGSSMTFLIYGVFAVLGLIFIILKVPETKGKSLEELESILIKN